A window from Mytilus galloprovincialis chromosome 8, xbMytGall1.hap1.1, whole genome shotgun sequence encodes these proteins:
- the LOC143085507 gene encoding microfibril-associated glycoprotein 4-like translates to MYRESLFTAFLLVFGQINCHRINKEKCVRDVADKVANLITETRSECTLTPPDDLGFRPSDCGDLKKGEHESGVYKIYPAATSGFHVFCDMKSYEGGWTVIQKRTNGYVGFYRDWKAYKDGFGDLQKDFWLGNEYLNKLTEQGYYILRIDMWDFERNHKYAIYDTFVVNNEESGYKLEVAGYGGNAGDAFSYHNGDRFSTRDKESSSSKCASKYKGGWWYKSCHYANLNGRYLKGTHKTYADGINWYHWKGYNYSLKATRMMIRRV, encoded by the exons ATGTACAGAGAATCGTTGTTCACTGCTTTTCTTCTGGTTTTTGGACAAATCAATTGCCATAGAATAAACAAAG aaaaatgtgtcaGGGACGTAGCAGACAAAGTTGCTAATCTTATCACCGAAACAAGGAGTGAATGCACTTTGACCCCTCCAGATG ATTTAGGCTTCCGACCTTCTGATTGTGGAGATTTGAAAAAGGGAGAACACGAAAGTGGAGTCTATAAAATTTACCCTGCTGCAACTTCCGGTTTTCATGTTTTTTGTGATATGAAGAGCTACGAAGGTGGTTGGACA GTGATTCAGAAAAGGACAAATGGTTATGTTGGTTTCTACAGAGACTGGAAGGCTTATAAGGATGGATTTGGAGATCTTCAAAAAGATTTTTGGTTAG GGAATGAATACCTGAACAAACTGACCGAACAAGGATATTACATACTTCGGATAGACATGTGGGACTTTGAACGTAACCACAAATATGCCATCTACGACACATTTGTCGTTAATAACGAGGAGTCAGGATACAAACTGGAGGTAGCTGGTTATGGTGGAAATGCAG GAGATGCTTTTTCTTATCATAATGGAGATAGATTTTCTACGAGGGACAAAGAATCATCTTCTAGTAAATGTGCTTCGAAGTATAAAGGAGGGTGGTGGTATAAAAGCTGTCATTACGCAAATCTAAATGGAAGATACCTGAAGGGAACACATAAAACTTATGCTGACGGTATAAATTGGTATCATTGGAAGGGATACAACTATTCACTGAAAGCAACCCGCATGATGATACGGAGAGTCTAA